The Altererythrobacter sp. ZODW24 genome window below encodes:
- a CDS encoding glutathione peroxidase, producing MTTIADFKAKMPDGTTLDLSEKKGDVLLVVNTASQCGFTPQYEGLEELHRELGDKGFEVIAFPCNQFGAQEPGNAEEIANFCSLKYDVTFPLMEKVDVNGADADPLFDWLKKEAPGLMGSQRIKWNFTKFLIDREGNVVKRYAPTDTPKSMRRDIEKLL from the coding sequence ATGACTACGATTGCTGACTTCAAAGCCAAAATGCCTGATGGCACCACGCTCGACCTGTCCGAGAAGAAGGGTGATGTGCTATTGGTGGTCAACACCGCCAGCCAATGCGGTTTCACCCCGCAATATGAGGGGCTTGAAGAACTGCACCGCGAGCTCGGCGATAAGGGTTTCGAAGTCATCGCCTTTCCGTGCAATCAGTTTGGTGCGCAGGAACCGGGCAACGCCGAAGAAATCGCCAATTTCTGCAGCCTTAAGTATGACGTCACGTTCCCGCTGATGGAGAAAGTCGACGTCAATGGAGCGGATGCCGACCCACTGTTTGACTGGCTTAAGAAAGAAGCGCCGGGCCTGATGGGATCGCAGCGGATCAAGTGGAACTTCACCAAATTCCTCATCGACCGGGAGGGCAATGTCGTGAAGCGTTATGCGCCGACCGATACGCCAAAATCCATGCGCCGGGACATTGAGAAACTGCTTTAG
- the dnaE gene encoding DNA polymerase III subunit alpha: MAHADFVPLRVLSSYSLLEGAIDPKAIAKLAKERGFPAIAICDRNGLYGAVAFASACIAEGIQPIIGALVGVCRDGDAEQIDYLPLYAQDETGYENLCHLVSEAHLARPLELDPHVPMSALEGHTDGLIALTGAREGAIERLLANGKQDEAEVLCEKLEELFPGRLYVEIARHRQVQEGDADAALIALAYARNLPLIATNPANFADPHFHSAHDAMLCIANSTHIDAAERPRSNPEAFVKSVRMMEELFSDLPEATANTLVVAKRCAYAPPYRDPILPSLAGDLTGEAKALGDDARKGLEKRLEPYGEMSADERKIYDDRLAFEVDVIVNMGFPGYFLIVADFIKWAKDNGIPVGPGRGSGAGSLVAWSLTITDLDPIRLGLLFERFLNPERVSMPDFDIDFCETRRGEVIRYVQQKYGSDHVAQIITFGKLKARAVLRDTGRILQMSYNHVDRLCKMIPNHPTDPWTLPRALNGASEFKAEYTSSDEVKRLVDLAMQLEGLPRNSSTHAAGVVIGDRPLAQLVPLYRDPRSDMPVTQFDMKHVESSGLVKFDFLGLKTLSVLRKALDLLEARGIELDLDALAWDDASVYDLLKSGNTVGVFQLESEGMRRTLTAVKPTKFEDIIALVSLYRPGPMDNIPLFGQRKSGEVAIEYPHPKLEGILSETYGIFVYQEQVMQAAQILAGYSLGDADLLRRAMGKKVQAEMDAQRQRFVDGCLENSAIEEGKANELFDLIDKFAGYGFNKSHAAAYALLAYQTAWLKTHYPHEFYAAAMCFDMHQSEKLAIFVDDMRRSGIELVGPDINRSEAEFSVEQTDEGYAVRYGLAGLRNVGEKAMDAIAEERDASGPFENLQQMFERLPQGSMNRRQLESLVSAGALDELEPNRAALFANADMLIAIAEAANRERTSGQGGLFGGEEHSAPDLRLVETEEWSRSDQMSHERDTFGFYFAAHPVTQFKAVASANGARSYSSIMESGVPGGGRQAAVMAAMVESVNRGKTKRGKDFVRADFSDPSGQFSAACFEETLVEPMQRWAKEGTCLLINVELDSPSPDEPPRVTIRSAKPLSEVTGGTSMQLTLDIHDEAAMQALASLLEGGAEGRGEVQARIKTADNMSAKVLLGGDFQLDGELAEKLAEIEGLANVMLKPKRAGSHLRLVA, encoded by the coding sequence ATGGCTCACGCTGATTTCGTTCCTTTACGTGTTTTGTCGTCCTACTCGCTGCTTGAGGGTGCGATTGATCCGAAGGCTATAGCGAAACTCGCCAAGGAACGCGGCTTTCCCGCCATCGCTATTTGCGACCGCAACGGCTTGTATGGCGCGGTTGCGTTTGCCTCGGCATGTATTGCGGAAGGCATCCAGCCTATCATCGGCGCGCTTGTTGGCGTGTGCCGCGATGGTGACGCGGAGCAGATCGACTATCTGCCGCTCTATGCTCAGGACGAAACCGGTTACGAGAATCTGTGCCATCTGGTCAGCGAAGCCCATCTTGCGCGGCCGCTTGAGCTCGATCCGCATGTGCCGATGTCGGCGCTTGAGGGGCACACGGACGGTTTGATCGCGCTGACCGGTGCTCGCGAAGGCGCAATCGAACGGCTGCTGGCGAACGGTAAGCAAGACGAAGCCGAAGTGCTTTGCGAGAAGCTGGAGGAGCTGTTCCCGGGGCGGCTGTATGTCGAGATTGCTCGGCATCGGCAGGTGCAGGAAGGTGATGCTGATGCGGCATTGATCGCGCTGGCATATGCGCGAAACCTCCCCTTGATCGCGACCAATCCGGCGAACTTTGCCGACCCGCATTTCCATTCCGCCCATGACGCGATGCTGTGCATTGCCAATTCAACGCATATCGATGCAGCGGAGCGGCCACGTTCAAACCCTGAAGCGTTTGTGAAATCCGTTCGGATGATGGAGGAGCTGTTCTCCGATCTGCCCGAAGCAACCGCCAATACGTTGGTTGTGGCAAAGCGCTGCGCCTATGCGCCGCCGTATCGCGATCCGATTTTGCCGAGCCTCGCGGGTGACCTCACGGGTGAGGCCAAGGCGCTAGGTGATGATGCGCGCAAGGGACTGGAAAAGCGCCTCGAACCCTACGGTGAGATGTCGGCAGATGAGCGCAAAATCTATGACGACAGGCTTGCGTTCGAAGTTGACGTGATCGTCAATATGGGTTTTCCCGGTTACTTCCTGATCGTTGCCGACTTCATCAAATGGGCCAAGGATAATGGCATTCCGGTTGGCCCCGGCCGTGGTTCGGGTGCGGGTTCATTGGTGGCTTGGTCGTTGACGATTACCGACCTTGATCCAATCAGACTCGGCCTGCTGTTCGAACGGTTCCTGAACCCGGAACGTGTGTCGATGCCTGACTTCGACATCGATTTCTGTGAGACACGCCGCGGCGAAGTCATCCGTTATGTGCAGCAGAAATACGGTAGCGATCACGTCGCGCAGATCATCACATTCGGTAAGCTGAAGGCCCGCGCTGTGCTGCGCGATACGGGCCGGATTTTGCAGATGAGCTACAATCACGTCGACCGGCTTTGCAAGATGATCCCGAACCATCCGACCGACCCGTGGACGTTGCCGCGCGCGCTGAATGGGGCGAGCGAGTTCAAGGCGGAATATACCTCTTCCGATGAGGTGAAGCGTCTGGTTGATCTGGCGATGCAGTTGGAAGGCCTGCCGCGTAACAGTTCCACCCACGCCGCTGGCGTTGTGATCGGTGATCGGCCTCTGGCTCAGCTGGTCCCACTCTACCGCGATCCGCGTTCGGATATGCCCGTGACACAATTCGATATGAAACATGTCGAGAGCAGCGGCCTGGTGAAGTTTGACTTCTTGGGCCTGAAAACGCTGTCCGTGCTCCGCAAGGCGCTCGATCTGCTCGAAGCGCGCGGGATTGAACTCGATCTCGACGCACTCGCATGGGATGATGCGTCGGTTTATGACCTGCTGAAATCGGGTAACACGGTTGGCGTGTTCCAGCTGGAATCCGAGGGGATGCGGCGGACGCTCACGGCGGTGAAGCCGACCAAGTTCGAAGATATTATCGCGCTCGTCTCGCTGTATCGTCCGGGTCCGATGGATAACATTCCTCTGTTCGGTCAGCGCAAATCCGGCGAAGTTGCAATCGAATATCCGCACCCGAAACTTGAAGGCATTCTGTCGGAAACTTACGGAATTTTTGTCTACCAAGAACAGGTGATGCAGGCCGCGCAGATCCTTGCCGGATATTCGCTCGGCGATGCAGATTTGCTGCGCCGCGCGATGGGTAAGAAGGTGCAGGCGGAAATGGATGCGCAGCGTCAGCGTTTCGTTGACGGGTGCCTCGAAAATTCAGCTATCGAGGAGGGTAAAGCCAACGAGTTGTTCGATTTGATCGACAAGTTTGCAGGCTATGGCTTCAACAAATCACACGCTGCAGCATACGCGCTACTCGCCTATCAAACAGCGTGGTTGAAGACGCATTACCCGCATGAATTTTATGCCGCTGCAATGTGCTTCGACATGCACCAATCAGAGAAACTGGCGATCTTCGTCGATGATATGCGTCGTTCGGGAATTGAACTGGTAGGCCCTGACATCAATCGCTCCGAAGCCGAGTTTTCGGTTGAGCAGACCGATGAAGGTTACGCCGTAAGATACGGCCTCGCTGGCCTGCGCAACGTGGGTGAGAAGGCGATGGACGCCATTGCTGAGGAACGCGACGCAAGCGGGCCGTTTGAAAACCTCCAACAGATGTTCGAGCGTTTGCCGCAAGGGTCGATGAACCGCCGGCAGCTTGAATCGCTGGTTTCCGCCGGCGCGCTGGACGAACTCGAACCCAACCGTGCCGCATTGTTTGCTAATGCCGACATGCTGATCGCGATTGCCGAAGCTGCGAACCGCGAACGTACCAGCGGGCAGGGCGGTCTGTTCGGCGGTGAAGAACATAGCGCGCCAGACCTGCGTCTTGTCGAGACCGAGGAATGGTCGCGCTCGGATCAGATGTCGCATGAACGCGACACGTTTGGCTTCTATTTCGCCGCGCATCCGGTCACGCAGTTTAAAGCGGTCGCATCGGCTAATGGTGCGAGATCCTATTCCAGCATTATGGAATCGGGCGTTCCCGGCGGCGGCAGGCAGGCGGCTGTGATGGCGGCGATGGTTGAATCCGTAAACCGCGGCAAAACGAAGCGCGGCAAGGACTTTGTTCGGGCTGATTTCTCTGATCCGTCGGGCCAATTCAGCGCGGCGTGTTTCGAAGAGACACTGGTCGAACCGATGCAACGCTGGGCCAAGGAAGGCACCTGCCTGCTCATCAATGTCGAACTGGATTCGCCCAGTCCTGACGAGCCGCCGCGCGTGACCATTCGCAGTGCGAAACCGCTGTCCGAAGTGACGGGCGGCACATCGATGCAGCTCACGCTCGATATCCATGACGAAGCGGCGATGCAGGCATTGGCTTCATTGCTTGAGGGCGGCGCGGAAGGTCGCGGTGAAGTTCAGGCGCGGATCAAGACGGCCGACAATATGAGCGCTAAAGTCTTGCTCGGCGGTGATTTCCAACTCGATGGTGAGCTGGCGGAAAAGCTCGCCGAGATCGAAGGGCTGGCGAATGTCATGCTTAAGCCCAAGCGGGCCGGATCGCATTTGCGCTTGGTTGCCTAA
- a CDS encoding ABC transporter ATP-binding protein encodes MSEPVVRLTKLTRSFEQGGVRIDVLRGVDLEIRPGEIVALVGPSGSGKSTLLQAVGLLEGGFGGKIEIAGTDASGLSGDDRSRLRRDHLGFVYQFHHLLPDFNAQENVILPQMVSHVSRADAEVRADELLTGLGLAKRLTHRPSQLSGGEQQRVAVARALANHPELVLADEPTGNLDEMTADRVLDEFLRLVRGEGSAALVATHNERLAAKMDRVVRLHEGVLE; translated from the coding sequence ATGAGTGAGCCAGTCGTCCGCCTCACCAAACTAACCCGCAGCTTCGAGCAAGGCGGGGTGCGTATCGATGTATTGCGCGGCGTGGACCTCGAGATCCGCCCGGGCGAAATCGTCGCGCTTGTCGGGCCTTCAGGATCAGGCAAATCCACTTTGCTTCAAGCTGTCGGGCTGCTTGAGGGCGGCTTTGGCGGGAAGATCGAGATTGCTGGCACGGACGCCAGCGGCCTGTCCGGTGATGACCGCAGCCGCCTAAGGCGTGATCATCTGGGCTTCGTTTACCAGTTCCATCACCTGCTGCCTGACTTCAACGCACAGGAAAATGTCATTCTGCCGCAAATGGTCTCGCACGTCTCACGTGCAGATGCCGAAGTGCGAGCGGATGAACTGCTGACCGGTCTTGGACTGGCAAAACGCCTGACACACCGGCCCAGCCAGCTTTCAGGCGGCGAGCAGCAGCGCGTGGCTGTGGCGCGCGCACTGGCGAACCACCCGGAACTGGTTCTGGCTGATGAGCCAACCGGTAACCTCGACGAAATGACCGCCGACCGCGTACTGGACGAATTTCTCCGCCTTGTTCGGGGTGAGGGCAGCGCTGCGCTGGTCGCCACGCACAATGAGCGCCTTGCAGCCAAGATGGACCGCGTTGTCCGCTTGCACGAAGGCGTGCTGGAATAG